The proteins below are encoded in one region of Paraburkholderia aromaticivorans:
- a CDS encoding cobyrinate a,c-diamide synthase: MAACPALFISAPASGQGKTTITAGLARYHRRLGRRVRVFKTGPDFLDPMILARASGAPVLSLDLWMVGEAACRALLAQAAAEADLILIEGVMGLFDGTPSSADLATTFGVPVLAVISAKAMAQTFGAVAFGLAQFRLQVPFYGVLANRVGSARHAQMLEEALPPGLRWCGHIAASDEIALPDRHLGLHQADEIDDLDARLDHAADTLGRTALAELPPPVEFGEAAPEILPRLLDGKTIAIARDAAFSFIYPANIALLEALGAQVAFFSPLADEPPPEHADAVYLPGGYPELHAATLASNTHSAATIRAHAAAGKPLIAECGGMLYLLDQLTDTHGASTPMLGLLPGHATMQTRFTALGMQQIDSLYGPMTGHTFHYSKLNTSLTPLRSATRPQGDAPGEAIYRAGSIVATYMHAYWPSNPAFTAALFHGEAF; this comes from the coding sequence ATGGCCGCGTGCCCCGCCCTGTTCATCAGCGCGCCCGCGTCGGGTCAAGGCAAGACCACGATCACCGCGGGTCTGGCGCGCTACCATCGGCGGCTGGGGCGACGCGTGCGTGTCTTCAAGACCGGACCGGACTTTCTCGACCCGATGATTCTGGCGCGCGCGAGCGGCGCGCCGGTCCTCTCGCTGGACCTATGGATGGTGGGCGAAGCCGCCTGCCGCGCGCTGCTCGCGCAAGCGGCCGCCGAAGCCGACCTGATCCTGATCGAAGGCGTGATGGGTCTGTTCGACGGCACGCCGAGCAGCGCGGATCTCGCCACCACGTTCGGCGTGCCGGTGCTCGCGGTGATTTCGGCGAAGGCGATGGCGCAGACCTTCGGCGCGGTCGCCTTCGGTCTCGCGCAATTCCGGCTACAGGTGCCGTTTTATGGCGTGCTCGCCAATCGCGTCGGCTCCGCGCGGCATGCGCAGATGCTTGAAGAAGCGTTACCACCGGGGCTGCGCTGGTGCGGACACATTGCCGCGAGCGATGAAATCGCGCTGCCCGATCGCCACCTCGGCTTGCATCAGGCGGACGAAATCGACGATCTTGACGCGCGCCTGGATCACGCCGCCGACACTTTAGGCCGCACCGCGCTGGCCGAATTGCCGCCGCCGGTCGAGTTCGGCGAGGCTGCGCCGGAGATACTGCCGCGCCTGCTGGATGGCAAAACGATTGCGATTGCACGCGATGCCGCGTTCTCGTTCATCTATCCCGCCAACATCGCGCTGCTGGAAGCACTGGGCGCGCAAGTCGCCTTCTTCTCGCCGCTCGCCGACGAACCACCACCCGAACACGCGGACGCTGTCTATCTCCCCGGCGGCTACCCTGAACTGCACGCCGCCACACTGGCAAGCAACACGCACAGCGCAGCAACCATCCGCGCGCACGCGGCCGCCGGCAAACCACTCATCGCCGAATGCGGCGGCATGCTCTATCTGCTCGACCAGCTCACCGACACGCACGGCGCGAGTACGCCGATGCTCGGCCTGCTGCCCGGCCATGCGACGATGCAAACGCGCTTCACCGCGCTCGGCATGCAACAGATCGACAGCCTGTACGGGCCGATGACCGGCCACACATTTCACTACTCGAAGCTGAACACGTCGCTCACGCCGCTGCGCTCAGCCACAAGGCCGCAAGGCGACGCGCCCGGCGAGGCTATCTATCGCGCCGGCTCGATCGTGGCGACTTACATGCACGCTTATTGGCCCTCCAACCCGGCCTTCACGGCCGCCCTGTTCCATGGCGAAGCCTTTTAA
- the bluB gene encoding 5,6-dimethylbenzimidazole synthase, producing MAKPFNDSERDAVYRAIYERRDMRHFVRDPVDPAVLQRLLDAAHHAPSVGFMQPWRIARITDPALRTALHDTVESERLATADALGKRREEFMKLKVEGMLDCGELLVMALMDGRERHIFGRRTLPEMDLASVACAIQNMWLAARAEGLGMGWVSLFDVDAVRQLLHMPEGARPVAILCLGHVDQFYSEPMLETERWASRMPLADCVFENRWPEDSDAPE from the coding sequence ATGGCGAAGCCTTTTAACGATTCCGAGCGCGACGCCGTCTACCGCGCGATTTACGAACGCCGCGACATGCGCCATTTCGTGCGCGATCCGGTCGACCCGGCCGTGCTGCAGCGTCTGCTCGACGCGGCGCATCACGCGCCGAGCGTCGGCTTCATGCAGCCGTGGCGGATCGCGCGGATCACCGATCCCGCGCTGCGGACAGCCTTGCATGACACAGTGGAGAGCGAACGCCTCGCCACCGCCGATGCGCTCGGCAAACGCCGCGAAGAGTTCATGAAGCTGAAAGTGGAAGGCATGCTGGACTGCGGCGAGTTGCTGGTGATGGCGCTGATGGACGGCCGCGAGCGCCACATCTTCGGCCGCCGCACCTTGCCGGAGATGGACCTCGCGTCGGTGGCGTGCGCGATCCAGAACATGTGGCTGGCCGCGCGCGCCGAAGGTCTCGGCATGGGCTGGGTATCGCTGTTCGACGTCGACGCGGTTCGCCAACTGCTGCACATGCCCGAGGGCGCACGTCCCGTGGCAATTCTGTGTCTGGGCCACGTCGACCAGTTTTATAGCGAGCCGATGCTGGAAACCGAACGCTGGGCGAGCCGCATGCCGCTCGCCGATTGCGTGTTCGAAAACCGCTGGCCGGAAGACAGCGATGCACCGGAATGA
- a CDS encoding DUF4136 domain-containing protein, with the protein MTYEHAPYRSEKMVKAILICAALAAASLTGCAGPSADVHTADAANAAAALQGERTYTIARMPSQEASADHPQFERLLAEELTKQGFVETTGQPARYLLSVAYDTRPATIGVGEKGCTSGECARPPETPFSLFGGPAYQHALTLRFFERASGQEVYKVSAVSSDRDADPLHAMPTLVKSALARIPFDAPPDWRVKLRADETGGVPAVMSVKPLQP; encoded by the coding sequence ATGACGTATGAACACGCACCTTATCGAAGCGAGAAGATGGTGAAAGCAATCCTGATCTGTGCCGCGCTGGCCGCGGCGAGTCTTACCGGTTGCGCGGGCCCGAGCGCCGATGTGCATACTGCCGATGCCGCGAACGCGGCCGCCGCGCTGCAAGGCGAACGGACTTACACGATCGCGCGCATGCCGTCGCAAGAGGCCAGCGCGGATCATCCGCAATTCGAACGCTTATTGGCGGAAGAGCTGACGAAGCAGGGCTTCGTTGAAACGACGGGGCAGCCCGCGCGTTATCTGCTCTCGGTTGCCTACGACACGCGGCCGGCGACGATCGGTGTCGGTGAAAAAGGCTGTACGTCGGGCGAGTGTGCCCGGCCGCCCGAAACACCGTTCTCGCTGTTCGGCGGTCCCGCGTACCAGCATGCGCTGACGCTGCGGTTTTTCGAGCGCGCGAGCGGACAGGAGGTCTACAAAGTCAGCGCGGTGAGCAGCGACCGCGACGCGGATCCGCTGCATGCCATGCCGACGCTCGTCAAAAGCGCGCTGGCCAGGATTCCCTTCGATGCGCCGCCCGATTGGCGCGTGAAATTGCGCGCCGACGAAACTGGCGGCGTGCCGGCAGTGATGTCGGTCAAGCCGCTTCAGCCGTAA